A section of the Oncorhynchus gorbuscha isolate QuinsamMale2020 ecotype Even-year linkage group LG06, OgorEven_v1.0, whole genome shotgun sequence genome encodes:
- the LOC124036986 gene encoding transmembrane protein 178B-like — MSAMRTLTVAGLFLSFCALGLIAVAICTDNWYETDARRHKERCKNYSNKRNDPGFIYISNQNLPLRMLPKENNVERKGSSGGVLLRAKRHFLPPAPAMESLCSRQYNSTISGLWRKCHREGFDLETEDLIFKGLVQRCTPIKYYYSSLALPRHLSINITKTIGQDEWHALHLQRMTASFIGMAVSIILFGWVIGALGCCQQHDLMQYVAGLLFLMGGTCCIISLCTCVSGINFQLSRYPRYMYGIPEDISHGYGWSMFCAWGGLGLTLLAGFLCTLAPSLYPPVPHTMVERLQRKPRHENGCV; from the exons ATGTCTGCTATGAGGACATTGACGGTGGCGGGACTGTTTTTGTCTTTTTGCGCCTTGGGGCTCATAGCAGTCGCAATATGTACTGACAATTGGTACGAGACGGATGCGAGGAGGCACAAGGAACGTTGTAAGAATTATTCCAACAAAAGGAACGACCCTGGATTCATCTATATCTCCAACCAGAACCTCCCACTACGTATGTTACCGAAGGAGAATAACGTGGAGAGGAAGGGGTCGAGTGGGGGAGTTCTCCTGCGGGCTAAGCGGCACTTTTTGCCCCCTGCCCCGGCCATGGAGTCCCTCTGCAGTCGGCAGTACAACTCCACCATCTCCGGGCTGTGGAGGAAATGCCATCGAGAGGGATTCGACCTGGAGACAGAGGATCTTATCTTTAAAG GGTTGGTTCAGCGCTGCACACCAATCAAATACTACTACTCTTCTTTAGCCCTCCCCAGACATCTGAGCATCAATATAACCAAGACTATTGGTCAGGATGAGTGGCATGCACTCC ACCTGCAGAGAATGACAGCCAGCTTCATCGGCATGGCGGTGTCCATCATCCTGTTCGGCTGGGTGATCGGAGCTCTGGGCTGCTGTCAGCAGCATGACCTGATGCAGTACGTAGCTGgactcttgtttctcatgggAG GAACGTGCTGTATCATCTCTCTGTGTACATGTGTATCAGGGATCAACTTCCAACTGTCCCGTTATCCTCGCTACATGTATGGGATACCAGAGGACATCAGTCACGGATACGGTTGGTCCATGTTCTGCGCATGGGGGGGCCTAGGTCTCACCCTATTGGCCGGCTTCCTGTGCACCCTGGCTCCTTCCCTATACCCCCCCGTCCCTCACACTATGGTAGAGAGGCTGCAACGCAAGCCCCGACATGAGAACGGCTGTGTGTGA